A single genomic interval of Candidatus Cloacimonadota bacterium harbors:
- a CDS encoding hydrogenase iron-sulfur subunit produces MAEKFKPRIIGFVCHWUAYGAADLAGVSRLQYTHEMRLVRVMCTGRVDLTHILRAFMNGCDGVFVGGCHLGECNYITNGNYHAQNMVALGKKLLERIGMDPERLRLNFMSGAEANLYADCVNAFVKTIKEIGPLGVKEGIAKEDLDARLGELYGQIPYIKVMTNDKLGTPLYSQEEVEKLFTTEEVEKLFSEKLSYYIDPQKCQACMTCARRCPVDAIISAKKQVHIIQQDKCIRCGACFAACPPQFSAITKLAGGETVPPPPPEGQRDIVKKGKEATA; encoded by the coding sequence ATGGCTGAAAAATTTAAGCCTCGGATCATCGGCTTCGTTTGCCACTGGTGAGCATACGGTGCCGCTGACCTGGCTGGAGTTTCCAGACTGCAATATACACACGAAATGAGGCTGGTCCGTGTCATGTGCACGGGACGGGTAGATTTAACCCATATACTTCGTGCCTTCATGAACGGCTGCGACGGGGTGTTCGTCGGCGGATGCCACCTCGGGGAGTGCAACTACATCACGAACGGCAATTACCATGCTCAGAACATGGTGGCCCTGGGGAAGAAGCTTCTGGAGCGCATCGGGATGGATCCCGAGCGCCTGCGGCTGAACTTCATGTCCGGGGCGGAAGCGAACCTTTATGCGGACTGCGTCAACGCCTTCGTCAAGACGATCAAGGAAATCGGTCCTCTCGGCGTCAAGGAGGGAATCGCGAAGGAAGATCTCGATGCCCGGCTTGGGGAGCTTTACGGGCAGATCCCCTACATCAAGGTGATGACGAACGACAAGCTGGGGACTCCGTTGTACAGCCAAGAGGAAGTGGAAAAGCTGTTCACGACGGAGGAGGTCGAGAAGCTGTTCAGCGAGAAGCTGTCGTACTACATCGATCCCCAGAAGTGTCAGGCCTGCATGACCTGTGCGCGGAGATGCCCCGTTGATGCGATCATCAGCGCGAAGAAACAGGTTCACATCATTCAGCAGGATAAATGCATCCGCTGCGGTGCCTGCTTCGCGGCCTGTCCGCCTCAGTTCAGCGCGATTACGAAGCTGGCAGGTGGTGAGACTGTTCCCCCGCCTCCCCCGGAAGGTCAGAGGGACATCGTCAAAAAGGGCAAGGAAGCGACAGCGTGA